The Nitrospirota bacterium sequence AGGGTTATGCCGAATACACCTGTAGTGGTAAGGGAAGGGATGACAGCTATAGCCCCCGGGCCTGGTGTCAAAGATACAGACCTAAGCGTCATAAAAATGGTATTTGATTCTATGGGAAAAACAGTTGTCCTTGGTGAAGAATACCTGAATGCAGTAACAGGACTCAGCGGAAGCGGGCCTGCTTATATCTTTACTATAATAGAGGCAATGTCTGATGGCGGGGTAAAGGCAGGTCTTCCGAGGAACACTGCAACTTTGTTGGCTGCACAGACCGTACTTGGCGCCGCAAAGATGGTTCTTGAGACCGGCAGTCATACCGGAATACTCAGGGACATGGTAACTTCTCCAGGCGGTACAACAATAGAGGGGCTTCATTGTATCGAGACCGCCGGAATCCGTGCCGCTTTGATAAGTGCTGTAGAACATGCAACACGAAGATCCAAAGAGCTTGAGAAAGGGGAATAGATGTTCGTATTTACTAACTTCCTGTCTGCTGTAGCCGAGATTATTGACTACATCCTTACATTCTATATGTACATCATAATAGCCAGGGCACTTATCTCATGGGTAAACCCGGATCCATATAATAAAATAGTCCAGTTACTTTTCAGGATTACAGAGCCTGTCCTGGACCCATTGCGTAAATTAGTTCCTGCATGGAAGCTTGGTTTAGACTTATCACCCATGATAGCAATATTAATAATAATGTTTTTAAAAAGGTTTCTTGTGAGTACATTAATGCAGATGGCTATGAGACAGTGAGCAGTAAGCAGTAAGCAGACAAAAGCAAAGAAATTTGTTTACTGTTTACTGTTTACTGCTCACTGCTTACTAAAAAAGGGAGGTGGCTTGTGGGGCAAAGATGGCGCCAATATCAGGACAGAAATAGAAAAGGTAGACCATATAAAGGGAAGACTGCATTTATTTTAATCTTTGTTGCAGTTATTATACTCTTCGCTGCCGGTTCACCATTTTTAAGTACATCAACAAGCCCTTCTCAAAAATTAAATTATACAATTGAAGAAAATAACTTCCGCATTAAATTTGACGGCAGTAATATCCGCATGGATGGTGAGATAACGCCTCTTTTAGATGAAAAGAAAGATGACAGGTACACTAAAAAGTTCGGGAAGGATGGGGAGGTCATTTATACAATTGACCCTGTTCTTCAGGAAAAGATGACTGAACTCTTCAGAAAGTTTCAGGTGCCATACGGGGCATTTGTAGCAATGAATCCAAAGACAGGCAGAGTGCTGGCAATGGTGGAATATTCAGAGGAAAATTCAGGTCCTGAGCACCTGGCACTGAGGGCAACCTATCCGGCGGCCTCAATATTCAAACTGATTACCGGTGCAGCAGCAATTGAAAATGGAAAGGCAGACCCCGAAACAGTTATAAATTTCAGCGGCGGACTGTATGCACTTTCAGCGAGAAACTGGAAGGATAATCCAAAAAGGGACAAGAATAAGATAACACTGGCGGATGCAATGGGGAAGTCATGTAATGTTGCATTTGCAAAGGTAGCACTAAGATGGCTCAACTCACGGGAACTGACCCGCTACGCCGAAAAATTCGGCTTTAACAAACCGGTTGATTTTGAACTTCCGGTTCAGACAAGCAGGATCCACGCTGAAAACTCAGAGGCAAGCATTGCAAAAACAGCCGCAGGATTCGGTGATGTAACTCTCTCACCGCTTCATGGCGTAATGATAGCATCTGCTATTGCTAACAACGGAAATATGATGGCGCCTAGGATTATTGACAGGGTCTCAGTTAACGGCCGCGAGATATATAATTTTAAATCAAAA is a genomic window containing:
- the proC gene encoding pyrroline-5-carboxylate reductase; amino-acid sequence: MKRKKLCILGTGNMGDAILSGILSARLYKKSDIIVSDISEERLSKVRSKHGIETIQHNIEACTSSRNIIIAVKPGSMKSLLEEISDTISESHVIVSVAAGVSISRIQGWLKKDVPVIRVMPNTPVVVREGMTAIAPGPGVKDTDLSVIKMVFDSMGKTVVLGEEYLNAVTGLSGSGPAYIFTIIEAMSDGGVKAGLPRNTATLLAAQTVLGAAKMVLETGSHTGILRDMVTSPGGTTIEGLHCIETAGIRAALISAVEHATRRSKELEKGE
- a CDS encoding YggT family protein; translation: MFVFTNFLSAVAEIIDYILTFYMYIIIARALISWVNPDPYNKIVQLLFRITEPVLDPLRKLVPAWKLGLDLSPMIAILIIMFLKRFLVSTLMQMAMRQ
- a CDS encoding penicillin-binding protein, translating into MGQRWRQYQDRNRKGRPYKGKTAFILIFVAVIILFAAGSPFLSTSTSPSQKLNYTIEENNFRIKFDGSNIRMDGEITPLLDEKKDDRYTKKFGKDGEVIYTIDPVLQEKMTELFRKFQVPYGAFVAMNPKTGRVLAMVEYSEENSGPEHLALRATYPAASIFKLITGAAAIENGKADPETVINFSGGLYALSARNWKDNPKRDKNKITLADAMGKSCNVAFAKVALRWLNSRELTRYAEKFGFNKPVDFELPVQTSRIHAENSEASIAKTAAGFGDVTLSPLHGVMIASAIANNGNMMAPRIIDRVSVNGREIYNFKSKEVSHCISEATAEKLKNMMIRTIEKGTSRHAFHAPNGESYLGDITVGGKTGSLDGDNPKGEYSWFVGMAPIENPEIAVAALVINKPVWKIKAPFIAKEGLVTYFNKDKMKVASLK